A window of the Butyricimonas virosa genome harbors these coding sequences:
- a CDS encoding AMP-binding protein: METSFLKLIEHSIKEHWHLPSLTDYEGAEHNYKDVARWIEKLHILFEKSGIQPGDKVALCSRNTSNWGIAFFATLTYGAVAVPILNEFKPDTIHHIINHSGARLLFVGKSVWDNIDHESMPTLDGIIAMADYSVISSRNTVLAEIAPQLETLFKAKYPEELRNKDIHYRTEQPEELAMINYTSGTTSSPKGVMLPYRSMWSNLRYALDQMGYAPGEKLVSILTMAHMYGLAFEFIYPFASGIHIYFLQKMPSPKILGEVFADIRPHLIVAVPLIIEKIIKSRVLPQLEKFHIKLMLKMPIIGGKIRHKIKRQILDAFGGRFKLLAVGGAALNKEVEAFLHSVKFPYTVGYGMTECGPAIAFDHWQTFRPTSCGRAVDRMEIRIDSPDPFNQVGEILTKGMNVMDGYYNNPEASNTVLPPDGWLHTGDLGVLDPDGYLYIKGRSKSLILGPSGQNIYPEEIEDLLNAQPYIAESLVIEREGKLVALVYPDAEAMKQNKISREALLKIIHETRKQINQQIPAYSQIARIEIHDEEFEKTPKRSIKRFLYQ, encoded by the coding sequence ATGGAAACGAGCTTCTTGAAACTTATAGAACACAGCATAAAAGAACACTGGCACCTTCCTTCCCTAACGGATTACGAAGGGGCAGAGCACAATTATAAAGACGTGGCACGATGGATCGAGAAACTACACATTCTCTTCGAGAAAAGCGGCATCCAACCGGGGGATAAAGTAGCGCTATGCAGTCGCAACACGTCCAACTGGGGAATAGCCTTCTTCGCCACGCTAACTTACGGGGCTGTGGCCGTACCCATCCTTAACGAGTTTAAACCCGATACGATCCACCACATTATCAACCACTCCGGCGCCCGACTCCTTTTCGTCGGAAAATCCGTGTGGGACAACATAGACCACGAAAGTATGCCAACGCTCGATGGGATCATCGCCATGGCTGATTATTCCGTGATTTCCTCTCGCAACACAGTACTCGCAGAGATCGCACCCCAATTAGAAACTCTGTTCAAAGCCAAATATCCCGAAGAACTACGAAACAAGGACATACACTACCGCACAGAACAACCGGAAGAACTGGCCATGATCAACTACACGTCAGGCACAACCAGTTCCCCAAAGGGGGTGATGCTTCCCTACCGCAGTATGTGGTCCAATCTCCGTTACGCCCTTGACCAAATGGGTTACGCACCGGGCGAAAAACTCGTTTCCATCCTCACCATGGCCCACATGTACGGGTTGGCCTTCGAATTCATCTACCCTTTCGCCAGTGGAATACATATCTACTTCCTGCAAAAAATGCCCTCACCCAAGATACTGGGGGAAGTCTTTGCCGACATCCGCCCGCACCTGATCGTCGCCGTGCCTTTAATTATCGAGAAGATTATCAAAAGCCGGGTACTTCCGCAACTGGAAAAGTTTCATATCAAGTTGATGCTAAAAATGCCCATTATCGGGGGAAAAATCCGCCACAAGATCAAACGACAGATTCTTGATGCTTTCGGGGGACGATTCAAGCTACTCGCAGTCGGGGGAGCCGCCCTCAATAAAGAAGTCGAGGCCTTCCTCCATTCAGTGAAATTCCCCTACACCGTGGGCTACGGTATGACCGAGTGCGGGCCCGCCATCGCTTTCGACCACTGGCAAACGTTCCGTCCCACCTCTTGCGGGAGAGCCGTGGACCGCATGGAAATCCGCATCGACTCGCCCGATCCGTTCAACCAAGTCGGGGAAATTCTAACCAAAGGCATGAATGTCATGGACGGGTACTACAACAACCCGGAAGCATCCAATACCGTGCTTCCCCCCGACGGATGGCTCCACACGGGGGATCTTGGCGTACTGGACCCGGACGGGTATCTTTACATCAAAGGTCGTAGCAAAAGTCTCATTCTCGGCCCCAGTGGACAGAACATTTACCCCGAAGAGATCGAAGACCTGCTCAACGCCCAACCTTATATCGCGGAGTCACTAGTGATTGAACGGGAAGGTAAACTTGTGGCCCTTGTCTATCCGGATGCCGAGGCCATGAAACAAAACAAAATATCCCGCGAGGCACTTCTCAAAATCATTCACGAGACCCGCAAACAGATCAACCAGCAAATCCCGGCATACAGCCAGATTGCCCGGATAGAGATTCACGACGAGGAATTCGAGAAGACTCCGAAACGAAGTATAAAGCGGTTCTTGTACCAGTAG
- a CDS encoding BACON domain-containing protein, whose translation MWGKNCLNVGVFLVMVFVLFSCKKDPVDLGFEVNADDPITFVWNDSGGKTFTVTSNSGWYIYMAGQESWCQALISEGKRGHDQVVTLKVNSENSYITEREMELYVRNEEGDILTVKVMQEGNPTSSGAFVISDRVFHEYCLDEFDTDKDGKLSVGEAAAVKTIDVSDLRIRSMIDLTSFPALDTLRCNEMMELKKLDVSAMKSLRYLECNACYGLDTLVVNGADKLEFLSVRERGVPRLDVSGLKMLRRLDCYMNRSLEELVVNGAGALRELDCGWIGVKTLDVSECKSLETLICSGCESLESLTVNGANALLKLDISSTSLKALDVSDLKLIKHLYCGFSKDQLGSLVVNGADALEELSCWSETLKTLDVSGLKSLRRLACNGGLQTLTVNGADKLEVLDCSRNKLTALDVSELKRLRRLDCSLNPDMSSIVVNGADGLDTLVCNEVGIGSLDVSALEKLTTLSCNLNPDMETISVNGAGALLNIECNQTGVSSLDVSELENLEKLSCEKNRRMTRLTVNGAKALKSINCEHGDIASLDVSELTRLEYLFCLDNPRLTRLVISGAESLFQLDCSETGITSVDATRLPALAHWRCNKTALESLDISALKALKELECTETPSLKSIKANGAEALEKLDCWQTGISTLDVSELKHLTSLSCGGCEQLKELVVKGADALEALTCSEARLTRLDISGLTKLWYLNCAGNSLLVTLNLQGAESLYELWAGGTSLKVLDISGNSKLRKLVVIPNKDLKEIRVFWEDEAGRPINSPYEIPEGVEIVYL comes from the coding sequence ATGTGGGGGAAAAATTGTTTGAATGTGGGCGTGTTTCTTGTCATGGTTTTCGTGCTGTTTTCTTGTAAGAAGGATCCGGTCGACTTGGGATTTGAGGTGAATGCGGATGACCCGATCACTTTCGTGTGGAATGATTCAGGGGGGAAAACGTTTACCGTGACATCGAATTCGGGATGGTATATTTATATGGCAGGGCAGGAGTCTTGGTGTCAGGCGTTGATTTCCGAGGGGAAACGTGGGCATGATCAAGTTGTGACACTGAAAGTAAATTCCGAAAATTCGTATATCACCGAGCGGGAAATGGAGTTATACGTGCGGAATGAGGAAGGGGACATTTTGACCGTGAAGGTGATGCAGGAGGGTAACCCGACTTCTTCCGGTGCTTTTGTTATTTCCGACAGGGTGTTTCATGAATACTGTTTGGACGAGTTTGACACGGATAAGGACGGGAAGTTATCGGTGGGAGAAGCTGCTGCGGTGAAGACAATCGATGTCTCCGACCTGCGGATTCGCTCGATGATAGACTTGACTTCTTTTCCGGCGCTTGACACGTTGCGGTGTAATGAAATGATGGAACTGAAGAAACTTGATGTCAGTGCGATGAAATCTTTACGGTACCTGGAGTGTAATGCGTGTTATGGACTGGACACGCTCGTTGTGAACGGAGCCGACAAACTGGAATTCCTTAGCGTGAGGGAACGCGGTGTTCCCCGGCTGGATGTGAGTGGGTTAAAGATGCTACGGAGGCTTGATTGTTACATGAACCGGAGTCTGGAAGAACTTGTCGTGAATGGGGCTGGCGCTTTGAGAGAACTGGATTGCGGGTGGATTGGAGTGAAAACATTGGACGTGAGCGAATGCAAGAGTCTTGAAACGTTGATTTGCAGCGGGTGCGAATCCTTGGAGAGCTTGACCGTGAATGGTGCGAATGCGTTATTAAAATTGGATATTAGTTCCACGTCCTTGAAAGCGTTGGACGTGAGCGATTTGAAATTGATAAAACACCTTTATTGCGGTTTTTCTAAGGACCAGTTGGGTTCGCTCGTCGTGAACGGGGCAGATGCTTTAGAGGAGTTGTCTTGCTGGAGTGAAACGTTGAAAACGCTGGATGTTAGCGGATTGAAGTCTTTGCGGAGACTTGCTTGTAACGGCGGGTTACAGACCTTGACGGTGAACGGGGCAGATAAATTGGAAGTACTGGACTGTTCCCGTAATAAATTGACCGCATTGGACGTTAGCGAGCTGAAACGCTTGCGGAGACTGGACTGCTCGTTAAATCCGGATATGAGTTCGATCGTGGTGAACGGTGCCGACGGGTTGGACACGTTGGTTTGTAACGAGGTGGGAATCGGTTCCTTGGATGTCAGCGCCCTCGAAAAGTTGACCACGTTATCCTGTAATTTGAATCCGGACATGGAGACTATCTCGGTGAACGGTGCGGGGGCTTTGTTAAATATAGAGTGTAACCAGACTGGGGTTAGTTCGCTGGACGTGAGTGAACTTGAAAATCTTGAGAAGCTTTCGTGCGAGAAAAACAGACGGATGACCCGTCTGACCGTGAACGGGGCAAAGGCTTTGAAGAGTATTAATTGTGAGCACGGAGATATTGCCTCGCTTGATGTTAGCGAGTTAACACGGTTAGAATACCTGTTCTGTCTTGATAATCCCCGCTTGACCCGGCTCGTGATAAGTGGTGCCGAGAGTCTTTTTCAACTGGATTGTTCGGAGACGGGTATTACTTCCGTGGATGCTACTCGCCTTCCGGCGTTGGCCCATTGGCGTTGTAACAAAACGGCCTTGGAGAGCTTGGATATTAGTGCTTTAAAAGCGTTGAAAGAGCTGGAGTGCACAGAAACACCCTCGCTGAAAAGTATAAAAGCGAACGGTGCGGAGGCTTTAGAGAAATTGGATTGTTGGCAAACGGGAATCAGCACGCTTGACGTGAGCGAATTGAAGCATTTGACTTCATTGAGTTGCGGCGGATGCGAGCAGTTGAAAGAACTCGTGGTGAAGGGGGCCGACGCTTTGGAGGCTTTAACTTGTTCCGAGGCTAGGTTGACCCGGTTGGATATCAGCGGGCTGACAAAATTATGGTATTTAAATTGCGCGGGTAATTCCCTGTTGGTGACCTTGAACCTTCAAGGTGCGGAGTCTCTTTACGAATTGTGGGCCGGGGGAACGTCATTGAAAGTGCTTGATATTTCTGGAAATAGTAAGTTACGAAAGCTAGTCGTGATTCCGAATAAAGATTTGAAAGAGATTCGTGTCTTCTGGGAAGACGAGGCCGGTAGGCCGATTAACTCGCCTTACGAGATCCCGGAAGGCGTGGAAATCGTGTACTTGTAA
- a CDS encoding AMP-binding protein translates to MEESFIYYIESSIKENWDRPALTDYHGINCNYKDVARKIEKLHILFEHAGIKKGDKIALCGRNSTNWGIAFLATLTYGAVVVPILNEFKPDNIHNIVNHSEARLLFVGSVVWEGLNEASMEALEGILSLEDNSILVSRSQMLTHARERLNELFGKKYPDRFRPEDVTYTYDKPEELAIINYTSGTTSFSKGVMLPYRSLWSNLTFAFGVFGKLPGEQVISMLPMAHMYGLAFEFIYEFASGAHVFFLTRTPSPKIIADAFSTVRPNLIISVPLIIEKIIRKKVFPALEKPLIKLMLNLPLLDKKVKNSIRQKVIDAFGGNFKELIVGGAALNKEVEEFLHSINFPYTVGYGMTECGPILSYAGWETFKKGSCGRAAPRMQLKIDSPDPAHIVGEILAKGDNLMIGYYKNEAATHAAFTPDGWLRTGDLGLIDEEGNLFIKGRSKNMILGPSGQNIYPEEIEDHLNNLPYVCESIVVEKEGKLTALIYPDFEAINADNKNSDEAIAAIMEENRKQINETLPAYSQIAKVTIYNEEFEKTPKKSIKRFLYQ, encoded by the coding sequence ATGGAAGAAAGTTTTATATATTATATCGAGAGTAGTATCAAGGAAAACTGGGATCGTCCGGCACTGACCGACTATCACGGAATAAATTGTAACTACAAGGACGTGGCCCGGAAAATAGAAAAATTACATATTCTTTTCGAACATGCGGGCATTAAAAAAGGAGATAAGATCGCGTTATGTGGGAGAAATTCCACAAATTGGGGAATTGCATTCCTCGCCACGCTAACTTACGGGGCTGTTGTGGTACCCATCTTGAACGAATTCAAACCGGATAACATACATAACATCGTGAATCATTCCGAGGCTCGACTGCTTTTCGTGGGTAGTGTCGTGTGGGAAGGATTGAACGAGGCTTCGATGGAAGCGCTGGAAGGTATTCTAAGCCTAGAAGACAACTCGATACTCGTATCACGTAGCCAAATGTTAACGCACGCTCGGGAACGACTGAACGAGTTATTCGGGAAGAAATACCCCGATCGTTTCCGCCCGGAAGACGTGACCTACACGTATGACAAACCGGAAGAACTTGCTATTATTAACTACACGTCGGGAACCACCAGTTTCTCGAAAGGGGTTATGCTCCCCTATCGTAGCCTTTGGTCAAACCTCACATTTGCCTTCGGGGTATTCGGGAAACTACCCGGAGAACAGGTTATATCCATGCTCCCCATGGCACATATGTACGGGTTGGCTTTCGAGTTTATCTACGAGTTTGCCAGTGGGGCTCACGTATTTTTCCTGACGAGAACCCCGTCCCCCAAGATCATCGCAGACGCCTTCTCCACGGTAAGACCCAACCTGATTATTTCCGTACCCTTGATTATCGAAAAGATCATCCGGAAAAAGGTATTCCCGGCACTGGAAAAACCATTGATAAAACTCATGCTTAACCTGCCGTTACTCGACAAGAAAGTGAAAAACTCCATCCGTCAGAAAGTCATTGATGCCTTCGGCGGGAATTTCAAGGAACTCATCGTCGGCGGGGCAGCACTTAACAAAGAGGTAGAAGAATTTCTACACTCGATAAACTTTCCATATACCGTGGGTTACGGTATGACCGAATGTGGCCCAATTCTCTCGTACGCCGGATGGGAAACTTTCAAAAAAGGTTCCTGCGGAAGAGCGGCACCCCGTATGCAACTGAAAATAGATTCACCCGATCCGGCACATATCGTCGGGGAAATCCTAGCCAAAGGAGACAACCTTATGATCGGGTACTACAAGAACGAGGCAGCCACACATGCCGCTTTCACACCCGACGGCTGGCTACGCACGGGAGACCTCGGATTGATTGACGAGGAAGGCAATCTTTTCATCAAGGGACGCAGTAAAAACATGATTCTCGGTCCCAGTGGTCAAAACATCTACCCGGAAGAAATCGAGGATCATCTGAATAACCTTCCCTATGTATGCGAATCCATCGTCGTCGAGAAAGAAGGCAAACTCACCGCCCTTATTTATCCCGACTTCGAGGCCATCAATGCCGACAACAAGAACTCGGACGAGGCTATCGCTGCCATCATGGAAGAAAATCGGAAACAAATAAACGAAACTCTCCCGGCATACAGCCAGATCGCAAAAGTCACGATATACAACGAAGAGTTTGAAAAAACACCCAAAAAGAGTATCAAACGGTTTTTATATCAATAA
- a CDS encoding DUF4302 domain-containing protein, giving the protein MKKLIYLWLLASVLLAAACTDDDDVFSEESGVRLQAVIDECNTTLRGAENGWKMVYYPKVESYGGYTFLFKFGTKNRVQMISDFNMSEDTDYSYNFNTSESVVLTFDSYSPLHRLADPQYPAPDYSNKKGYGVEGDFEFVVKKVTADTLYLVGKKNRVEVLLTKATGEDWLLVSMMAEMSSCFALSENERLGMSVHGVLMASGLVELDDIYHICKISYKDEEGDAVSVESPYIMTDKGCQFIQEIEVAGIKFSGLNVDLSEGFNNREFVSNDEGGSIRFFIQNFAPLNLTRDQIPTYVPNKNIASVDLLRTTNGNDVRYVITEMSSELEAQRDIIREKLPNFIDFYLELNRKDGYDGSFRIGAYQGTSVKYYNYDFKTFELLDNSVNKVVFDNQAASSSTSGFTDKDLYSIKKNKNTKAVYDAFFSGDGFVVIRDSDTVYWIRSLKDPNVWMKLEED; this is encoded by the coding sequence ATGAAAAAGTTAATATATTTATGGTTGTTGGCGAGTGTGTTATTGGCGGCAGCCTGTACGGATGACGATGATGTGTTCTCGGAAGAATCTGGGGTACGTTTGCAGGCGGTGATTGACGAGTGTAACACGACGTTAAGGGGAGCCGAGAATGGTTGGAAAATGGTGTATTACCCGAAAGTCGAAAGTTATGGAGGCTATACTTTTCTTTTCAAGTTCGGGACGAAGAATCGGGTACAGATGATCAGTGATTTTAACATGAGTGAAGACACGGATTATTCTTATAATTTTAATACATCAGAAAGTGTTGTTCTGACGTTTGATTCTTATAGTCCTTTACATCGTTTGGCCGACCCGCAGTACCCGGCTCCTGATTACTCGAATAAAAAAGGTTACGGGGTAGAGGGAGATTTCGAGTTCGTGGTGAAAAAAGTAACTGCCGATACATTATATCTGGTGGGGAAAAAGAATCGGGTAGAAGTCCTGTTGACGAAAGCGACCGGGGAAGATTGGCTGCTAGTTAGTATGATGGCCGAAATGTCTTCCTGTTTTGCTTTGAGTGAGAACGAAAGATTGGGAATGTCGGTTCATGGTGTGTTAATGGCATCGGGACTAGTAGAGTTAGATGATATATATCATATCTGTAAAATATCTTATAAAGACGAGGAAGGAGATGCCGTGTCGGTTGAGAGTCCTTATATTATGACGGATAAAGGGTGTCAGTTCATACAGGAAATTGAAGTGGCAGGAATTAAGTTTTCCGGTTTGAATGTTGATTTAAGTGAGGGTTTCAATAACCGGGAATTTGTTTCTAACGATGAAGGCGGGAGTATTCGGTTCTTTATCCAGAATTTTGCCCCGTTAAATTTGACGAGAGACCAGATTCCGACGTATGTTCCCAATAAGAATATTGCATCTGTCGATCTGTTAAGAACAACGAATGGGAATGATGTACGTTACGTGATTACCGAGATGAGTTCGGAACTGGAAGCACAACGGGATATTATTCGGGAAAAACTACCGAATTTCATTGATTTCTATTTAGAATTGAACCGGAAAGATGGCTATGATGGTTCTTTCCGGATAGGAGCTTACCAAGGTACTTCCGTGAAGTATTATAATTATGATTTCAAAACCTTCGAGTTGTTGGATAATAGTGTGAATAAGGTTGTCTTTGATAATCAGGCGGCATCTTCATCAACATCAGGTTTTACAGATAAGGATTTGTATTCTATCAAAAAGAATAAGAATACAAAAGCAGTTTATGACGCCTTCTTCTCCGGAGACGGTTTTGTGGTTATCCGAGATTCGGACACCGTGTATTGGATCAGGAGTTTGAAAGATCCGAATGTTTGGATGAAACTGGAGGAAGATTAA
- a CDS encoding metallophosphoesterase — protein sequence MKILKIVACLLFFSFVWSVGYGDIPLKQKKEEQAKQAPVDGPYVLYDKVGNVRVICVDERGVVRDSVYGKLPEGFKLDVVSQKGNHRFQVKLHPVERPLWKSGQREKTLIISDPHGDLESFISVLRNNGVIGKHYEWTYEKNQVIVIGDVFDRGKDVLPIFWLMYKLEQEAWEAGGVMTFMLGNHEEMVLRGNLKYTRSKYKDLATSLGMEYADLWHETSELGYWLRSRNLIQIVGKNLFVHAGLSKEFTGMENTVAEVNEEAAKSIFLSKKERQELSALSDSIYGNRGPFWFRGMVKDEEKCRPSTPEDVDHILKQYGVNRVFVGHTIFDDVTAFFDGKVVAVNVNNQKNREAGKGRGILMKGSTLYVIYDKGKPRKFLYQ from the coding sequence ATGAAAATATTAAAAATAGTCGCTTGTTTGTTGTTTTTCAGTTTTGTTTGGAGTGTCGGTTACGGTGATATCCCGTTAAAGCAAAAAAAAGAAGAACAGGCAAAGCAAGCTCCCGTGGACGGGCCGTATGTGTTATATGATAAGGTCGGAAATGTACGGGTGATCTGTGTGGATGAACGGGGTGTTGTGCGGGATAGTGTTTATGGGAAACTACCGGAAGGTTTTAAACTAGACGTGGTTTCGCAGAAAGGGAACCATCGTTTTCAGGTGAAACTACATCCCGTGGAGCGTCCACTTTGGAAGTCCGGGCAGCGGGAGAAAACATTGATTATTTCTGATCCTCACGGGGACTTGGAGAGTTTCATTTCAGTGTTGCGCAACAATGGCGTGATCGGGAAACATTATGAATGGACTTACGAGAAGAATCAAGTGATTGTTATCGGGGATGTTTTTGACCGGGGAAAAGATGTGCTACCTATTTTCTGGTTAATGTATAAATTGGAACAAGAGGCTTGGGAGGCGGGAGGTGTGATGACCTTCATGTTAGGGAATCATGAGGAGATGGTGTTACGGGGAAATCTAAAATATACCCGGAGTAAGTACAAGGATTTGGCAACATCTCTTGGAATGGAGTATGCCGATTTGTGGCATGAGACGAGCGAGTTGGGGTATTGGTTGCGTTCTCGCAATCTGATACAGATCGTGGGAAAGAATTTGTTCGTGCATGCCGGACTGAGTAAGGAATTTACCGGGATGGAGAATACCGTGGCAGAGGTGAACGAAGAGGCGGCGAAATCTATTTTCTTGTCGAAAAAAGAACGGCAGGAGTTGTCTGCTTTGTCTGATTCCATTTATGGTAATCGGGGGCCTTTCTGGTTCCGTGGGATGGTGAAAGATGAGGAGAAATGTCGTCCTTCTACACCGGAGGATGTGGATCATATCTTGAAGCAATACGGTGTGAATCGTGTATTCGTGGGACACACGATATTTGATGATGTGACAGCTTTTTTTGACGGGAAAGTTGTGGCCGTGAACGTGAATAATCAAAAGAACCGGGAGGCCGGTAAAGGTCGGGGAATCTTAATGAAAGGAAGTACCCTATACGTTATCTATGATAAGGGTAAACCTCGTAAATTTTTATATCAATAA
- a CDS encoding glutamate decarboxylase: MKTENPITPVFGTDEEARVAPKYEMPEGMMPGEVAYQIVHDEAMLDGNSRLNLATFVTTWMDDYARKVMTENMDKNMIDKTEYPQTAEIERRCVNILAKLWNSPEKPYCTGTSTVGSSEACMLGGIAALKRWQKRRKAKGLPIDKPNFIISTCMQVVWEKFAIYWDVEMRMIPVTAEKITLDPQDVIKACDENTICVVPIQGVTITGLNDNVKEINDALDKLNTEKGWEICIHVDAATGGFIHPFIDPETVWDFRLKWVLSISTSGHKFGLVYPGVGWVVWKDKQYLPEEMNFAVNYLGANIPSISINFSRPGNQVLAQYYQFMRLGKEGYKKVQQNCLNVCLYLKEQLKKMGIFEFFSNDMPNPLFIWKLKDDPNRKWTLYDLSDALHVEGWQVPAYTMPKAMEDVIIMRVVVRQGTGFDLADLLMEDIKRCVNQLDALKEPTNSALMWAKKEPQKPRGFNHSR, translated from the coding sequence ATGAAGACAGAAAATCCTATCACACCGGTTTTTGGGACGGATGAAGAGGCCCGGGTGGCACCGAAATACGAGATGCCGGAGGGTATGATGCCGGGCGAAGTTGCTTATCAAATCGTGCATGACGAGGCCATGTTGGATGGTAATTCACGTTTGAACCTGGCGACTTTCGTGACTACATGGATGGATGATTACGCTAGAAAAGTGATGACCGAGAACATGGATAAGAACATGATCGACAAGACGGAGTACCCGCAAACGGCGGAGATCGAACGTCGATGCGTGAATATCCTTGCCAAGTTGTGGAACTCGCCGGAGAAACCGTATTGCACGGGTACGAGTACGGTGGGTTCTTCCGAGGCTTGTATGCTGGGTGGTATCGCCGCCTTGAAACGCTGGCAGAAGAGACGTAAGGCAAAAGGTCTTCCTATCGATAAACCGAATTTCATCATCTCTACCTGTATGCAGGTGGTTTGGGAAAAATTCGCTATCTACTGGGATGTTGAGATGCGTATGATTCCCGTGACGGCGGAGAAGATCACGCTTGACCCGCAGGACGTGATCAAGGCTTGTGACGAGAACACCATTTGCGTGGTGCCGATTCAGGGTGTGACGATTACCGGGTTGAATGATAACGTGAAGGAGATTAACGATGCGCTCGACAAGTTGAACACCGAGAAAGGCTGGGAGATTTGCATCCACGTGGACGCTGCTACCGGCGGGTTTATTCACCCGTTTATCGATCCCGAAACGGTTTGGGATTTCCGTTTGAAATGGGTACTTTCCATCAGTACTTCAGGTCACAAGTTCGGTCTGGTATATCCCGGTGTGGGCTGGGTGGTTTGGAAAGACAAGCAATACTTGCCCGAGGAAATGAACTTTGCCGTGAACTATTTGGGAGCCAATATCCCGAGTATTTCAATCAACTTCTCTCGTCCGGGTAACCAGGTATTGGCCCAGTATTACCAATTCATGCGCTTGGGTAAGGAAGGGTACAAGAAAGTACAGCAAAATTGCCTGAACGTTTGTCTCTACCTGAAAGAGCAATTGAAAAAGATGGGTATTTTCGAGTTCTTTAGTAATGATATGCCGAACCCGTTGTTCATCTGGAAATTGAAAGATGATCCAAATCGGAAGTGGACTTTGTACGACTTGTCGGATGCGCTGCACGTGGAGGGATGGCAGGTGCCTGCTTACACGATGCCGAAAGCGATGGAGGACGTGATAATCATGCGTGTTGTTGTTCGACAGGGAACCGGGTTTGATTTGGCCGATCTGTTGATGGAGGACATCAAACGTTGCGTGAACCAGTTGGATGCTCTTAAAGAGCCGACAAATAGCGCTCTGATGTGGGCAAAGAAAGAACCGCAGAAACCGAGAGGTTTTAATCATTCCAGATAA
- a CDS encoding pentapeptide repeat-containing protein — translation MKKSNNEVRIVPPVLRGVEAGSELFCELLVNDDEVDCRSFSREVVDGVDLLEVNVSSCVFDHVSFPGCRFREARLTDVLFENCDLSNVDLSGSVLFRVEFRACKLMGTNLSDGVLNNVLFRHCNARYMNLSMGRLKQVLFAHGDMQGSALESCRLEAVAFDTCSLVEAEFSRTSLKGIDLTSSRLEGLRLGVGDLRGVIVSPVQALDLTRYLGLVVKDV, via the coding sequence GTGAAAAAAAGTAATAACGAGGTGAGAATTGTGCCGCCCGTCTTACGGGGCGTGGAAGCCGGGAGTGAGTTGTTCTGCGAGTTACTGGTGAATGATGACGAGGTGGATTGTCGCTCGTTCAGTCGGGAAGTGGTTGACGGGGTGGATTTGTTGGAGGTGAACGTGTCGTCCTGCGTGTTCGATCATGTCTCGTTTCCCGGTTGTCGTTTCCGGGAAGCCCGACTCACGGATGTGTTGTTCGAGAATTGTGATCTGTCGAACGTGGACCTATCGGGGAGCGTGTTGTTCCGGGTGGAATTCCGTGCGTGCAAGTTGATGGGAACGAACCTGTCGGACGGCGTGTTGAATAACGTGTTGTTCCGGCATTGTAACGCCCGTTACATGAATCTTTCGATGGGACGTCTGAAACAAGTACTTTTTGCCCACGGTGATATGCAGGGAAGTGCCTTGGAGAGTTGCCGGCTGGAGGCGGTGGCGTTCGACACGTGTAGTCTCGTGGAGGCTGAATTTTCCCGTACTTCATTGAAGGGCATAGATTTAACATCCTCGCGGTTGGAAGGCCTGCGGCTGGGTGTGGGGGATTTACGTGGCGTGATCGTGTCGCCCGTGCAGGCGTTGGATTTAACCCGCTATCTAGGACTGGTTGTCAAGGATGTGTAA
- a CDS encoding DUF4251 domain-containing protein produces the protein MNPISESWLVVHDLLYIKTTFIFTKNNKNMKTLKTIIPIGILLFTCLFAMGEKKQKSDTAGIAKIEQLMKNREFYIEVDQAFPTGNSSITINSKYGQKRIGGEGYVSLATNEGQLFILDTVASGRLPFFGRAYSTEYGQGGGIEFEKAKIENESFKVINKRKKHYIEYKFNVRNRNDVFNFYVEVYGNGKCSVNVTSNNRASISYGGDLTPIPDDKRKALGI, from the coding sequence GTGAATCCAATCAGCGAATCATGGCTCGTGGTACATGATTTGCTATATATTAAAACAACATTTATATTTACAAAAAACAACAAGAACATGAAAACGCTGAAAACAATCATTCCAATAGGAATACTTCTTTTTACCTGCCTTTTCGCAATGGGTGAAAAGAAACAGAAGAGCGACACCGCAGGTATCGCCAAAATCGAACAACTCATGAAAAACCGTGAATTCTACATCGAGGTTGACCAAGCTTTCCCAACAGGTAACAGCAGCATCACCATCAACTCCAAATACGGGCAGAAACGCATTGGAGGCGAAGGCTACGTTTCGCTGGCAACCAACGAAGGACAACTCTTTATCCTTGACACCGTAGCCTCGGGCCGCCTGCCATTCTTCGGACGGGCCTACTCCACAGAATACGGACAAGGCGGCGGAATCGAATTCGAGAAAGCAAAGATCGAAAACGAATCATTCAAGGTGATCAATAAACGCAAAAAACATTACATCGAATACAAATTCAACGTGAGAAACCGCAACGATGTCTTCAACTTCTACGTGGAAGTTTACGGCAACGGGAAATGCAGTGTCAACGTGACCAGCAACAACCGGGCAAGTATCTCCTATGGCGGTGATCTTACTCCAATTCCGGATGATAAGAGAAAAGCACTGGGAATATAA